Part of the Bacilli bacterium PM5-9 genome is shown below.
ATACAATCAATATTAAGTTTAATAAGTGCAGTTATTATGTATTTTTATGTTGATAGTCCAAAAGTTAAGACAGCTAGTCTTAAAAATATTAAATGGAATATTTTTAAAGAAAATTACAATATCTTAAAAAGGAATAATGATACATGTTTAAAATATATATTACTGATTACTTTTTTAAACATTATTTCATATCAATTAACAATCTCACAAGCAGCAGTAATTTTGAGTAATGGCTTTGATGCAAGTACAAGTTATATTGGCTTATTTGTTGCACTATTTAATTTATTTGCTGGAATGATAAGTTTCATTGTTCAACCTAAACTTTTTAAATCAAAAAGAGGAAATCAAAAGTATTTACCATTATTATCTTTTGGTTCAACTCTAACAAGTTTAATAGCTTTTATGGCAGTTTTAACAAGCCCATTAATAATGTGGGCAGGTTTAATGTTTTCAACAATTTTAAATACAACTTTTATTGCATTAATTCAAGATATTATTACAAAAATTGATATTCATAATGAAAAAGGAGCATTAATTGGAGTTAATCAAGCAGTGCAATCATTAGGAGTTTTTGTAGGAACAACAAGTGCTGGATTAATAGTTTCAAAATACATGTTTGGCTCAATTTTAGTTGGAGCAATGATGTTTATGTTGACCTTTGTAATTAATGAGTTTGTAGTAAAAAAAGAGATAGATAAAACAATCACGACTTAGACAACTAATTTACTTGATAAAATATTGAAATATTAAGTGAAAAATGATAAAATAATAATGCTGGCAATAGAAGACTTCGAACCAGGTCAGGACTGAAAAGTAGCAGCCTTAAGAACCATCTTCTATGTGCTAGCATTTTTAAAAGGAATGATAGATTTTGTCTGATATAGATTACATGAAAGCAGCTTTAAATCAAGCATATTTAGCATATGAAAAAGATGAAGTTCCAGTTGGAGCTATTATTGTTTGTGAAGATAAAATAATTGCTAGAGCACACAATACTAACCATAATGATAATAATCCTTTAAATCATGCTGAAATAAATGTAATAAATCAAGCAAGCAAAATTTTAAATAATAAGATTTTAGATGATTGCATAATGTATGTTACCTTAGAACCTTGTATGATGTGTACAGGCGCAATCATTAATGCGAGAATAAAAAAAGTATTTTTTTCTACTTTTGATTTAAAATATGGTGCAATTTTAAGTAATCAATTTTATAAAGATTCAAAAGAAATTGATTGGACACCAGGTATTTTAAAAGAAGAATCTTCAAAGTTATTAAAAAAATATTTTGAAGAAAAAAGAAAGGAACAATAGTTATGTATCAATCACTTTATCGAAAGTATCGTCCACAAACCTTTAATGATATTTATGGACAAGATGCAATTTCACAAACTTTAACGAATGCTATTATATATGATAAAGTAGCACATGCTTATTTGTTTTCAGGTCCACGTGGTACAGGTAAAACATCAACTGCAAAACTGTTAGCTAAAGCACTTAACTGTACTAATATTGTTGATGGTAGAATTTGTGATGAATGCGAAAATTGTCTTTTAGTTAAAGAAAATAATCATCCTGATGTTATTGAAATTGACGCTGCTAGTAACAATGGGGTTGATGAAGTAAGAGATTTAATTGAAAAAGTTAAATATGCTCCAATTAAGGGGAAGAAAAAAGTATATATAATTGATGAGGTTCATATGATGTCGCAAGGAGCTTTTAATGCTCTGCTTAAAACATTAGAAGAACCACCAGAACATGTTGTTTTTATTTTAGCAACTACTGAACAACATAAAGTCTTACCAACGATAAGATCTCGTTGTCAAAAATTTAATTTTAAAAAACTAAGTGAAAAAGATATTATAAATTGTTTAAAAGATGTTTTATTAAGTGAGGATTGCCCATATGATGAAGAAGCTTTGAAAATAATTTCTTCGCTTTGTGATGGTGGGATGCGTGATGCATTGAGTCTTTTAGAACAAGTAATGATTTATAGTAATAATGATATAAGTATTCAAGCAACTAATGAAGCACTTGATTTGGTAGCTGAGAAAAAAATTGAGGAACTGTATAATTTAATTATAGAAAAAAAATTAAATGATGCTTTAGATTATGTTAATGAGTTAAGTAAAAAAAGTGTTGATTATAAACAGATAATAAATGAAATAATTAAAAAAACTATGAATGAATTAATTGAAATAAAAGCAAAGCAATCTATTGATAATAAACAATATTTTTTATTGAATATGATTGAAAAGTTTGATGAATCTTTAGAAAAATTAAAATATGATAATAGTAAGAAATTGTATCTTGATTTAGCTATTATTAAATCAATTAATTATGGAATGAGTACACCAGTTATTCAATTTGAAAATGATAGTAAACAATCTGAAAATGAAACTAAAGAAATTATTGAGCCTGTTATTGAAAAGATAGTTGAACCAGAAATTGAAAGTAATAATATAATTATTGAACCTGAAGTAACTGATAGTGAGCCTGAAGTAATTGATAGTGAATTAGAACAAGATGTAAGTGATAATGAAGATTTCATTATTGAACAACAAGTTGAACAAACAATAAATCGTGTAGTTAATAATGTTATTGATGAAGATGAAATAATGAATGTTTTAGTTCAAGCAAGTAGGAACGATTTAGATTTTGTTAAAAGTAAATGGTCATTATTAGAAGACTATTTAATAAATATTAATACAAAGAAAAACGCAGGATTATTAATTGAAAGTGTTCCAGTAGCTGCAAGTTCAAAAGCAATAATTGTTGTGTGTAGTGAAAGTAGTGAAGTAACATTAATCAACAATCCTGATAATATCATGTCAATTTCAAGTTTTATTAAAGAAATGATGGATGAAGAAAGATATTGTTTTGCGATTACAAAAGAAAATTGGAAAATTTTAAAAGATAAATATTTGCAATTAAGACAAGTAAATCGTTTACCAAAAGCAAAAACTATTTTAGAAGATGTAGTTTTAAAAAGTAATGAGATAGTTAAAGAGAAACCAGAAAAAGAAAATGAATTATTAAAATTTGGAAAAGAATTATTCGAAGATAAATTAGTTATAAAAAGAGAGGACGATATTAATGAATATTAATCAAATGATGAAACAAGCACAACAAATGCAAGCGAATGTAAAAAAGGCACAAGATGAATTAGAAAAAAAGGAATTTGAACATGAAGTACAAGGAATTAAAGTTAAAGTATCAGGTAGCAAGCAAGTTTTAAGTGTTAATATTGATGCAGACTTATTAGATGAAGATAATAAAGAGATTTTAGAAGATATGTTAGTGGTAGCTTTAAATGATGTTTTTGCAAAGGTTGATCAAGAAACTGAAGCGATTATGTCAAAAGCTACAGGAAATATGAAAATACCAGGATTATAATTATGGAATATCCAAGCTATTTAAATAATTTAATTGAATCATTGAAGTCATTTCCTGGGATTGGTGCTAAATCAGCAACTAGAATGGCTTTTCAAATGTTAGAAATGGATCCAGAATTAATTAATCAAATTACAACGTCTTTTCAAGAGCTGAATGCTAAAATTTCTTATTGTGAAATATGTCATAATTTAAGTGAAGGTAACCTTTGTGTTGTCTGTCAAGATATAACTAGAAATACTAAACAAATTTGTGTTGTTTCTAATTATAAGGATATTTATGCAATTGAAAAAATGAATGATTATAATGGAGTTTATCATGTTTTAAATGGTGATATAGCAATCAATAAAGGAATAACTCCTGAAAAATTGAATATAAGTAGTTTATTAAAAAGAATTAATGATGATATAGAAGAAGTTATTATTGCAACAAATCCAACTATTGAGGGTGAAACAACAGCATTATATCTTAATAAATTATTAGAAGATTATAATGTGAATGTAACAAGAATTGCTCATGGTTTACCGATTGGTGCAAATATTGATTATATTGATGAATTAACAATGTTAAAGGCATTTGAAAATAGAAAAACATTGCTAGATAAGTAAGCGAAAGGATGATATAAAATGAGTTTAGAACTATCAAAGAAAGTTTTAAAAATATCACCATCTGCTACTATTGGGATGGTTGGAAAAATAAGTCAACTTCGTAGTGAGGGGAAAGATATTATTTCTTTTAATATTGGAGAACCTGACTTTAATACAGCAAGCCATATTAATAAAGCTATGTATGATGCAGTTGAAAGTGGGCATACAAAATATGTTAGTGTATCAGGAATTGCAGAGTTAAAAAAAGCTATATGTAATAAATTAAAAAATGATAATAATTTGAATTATTCTGAAAGTCAAATTGTTGTTTCAACTGGTGCAAAACATTCTATTTATAATACCGTAATGGCTTTAGTAAATGAAGGTGATGAAGTTATTATTCCGACTCCATGTTGGGTTAGCTATGAAGAAATAGTTAAATTAAGTGATGCAAAGTGTGTCTTTGTACCAACAAATAAGAACGATTTTCAATTAGATATTAATGCAATAAAAAATTCAATTACTGATAAAACAAAAGCTATTATTATTAATACACCAAATAATCCAACTGGATGTGTATATAGTGAAGAAATATTAAAAGAGCTAGGTAAATTAGCATGTGAACATGATTTTTATATAATTTCTGATGAAATATATGAAAAATTAATTTATGATAATAAAAAACATTTATCAACAGCGAGCTTAAACGAAGAAGTTTATAATAGAACAATCACAATTAATGGCTTTGCTAAAGCATATGCTATGACAGGACACCGTATTGGATATGCTGCATATCCTAATAATGAAATTGCTAAGTTAGCTAGTAATCTTCAGGCTCATACAACTTCAAATAGCACATCGTTTGTTCAATATGCTGCTTTAGTGGCATTAGAACATGATCAACAATTCGTTAAAGATATGGTAGAGGAGTTTGATAGACGTCGTAAGTTATCATTTGAGTTATTAGATGAAATACCAAACATAAAATATAATAAAGTAAATGGTGCTTTTTATATCATGATTGATGTATCATATTTCATTAATAAATCATATAATGGTGTAACAATTAAAGATGCTGATGATTTATCATTATATTTATTGGATGAAGCCTTAGTCGCTTTAGTTCCCGGAAAATCATTTCAAGCACCAAATTTCTTGAGATTTTCTTATTCTAATTCCCAAGGAAATATAAGTATAGGATTAAAAAGAATGAAAGATGCATTAGAAAAACTTAAATAGAAGGGATATTATTATGAAAACAGATAAATATGTAGAACAAGTAATCAATAAAGTTAAGGCAAATGATGCACACGAAAAAGAGTTTATTCAAGCAGTTGAAGAAGTGTTTACAAGTTTAATTCCTGTTCTTGATAAAAGACCAGATTTGGTAGAATGTAATATTCTTGAAAGAATATGTGAGCCAGAAAGAATGATAATGTTTAAAGTTCCTTGGATGGATGACAATGGTAATATTCAAGTTAATAGAGGATATCGTGTCCAATTTAATAGTGCAATTGGGCCTTATAAAGGTGGGCTACGCTTTACTAAAAGTGTAACATTAAGTATTATTAAGTTTTTGGCTTTTGAACAAGTTTTTAAAAATGCTTTAACTGGACTACCAATTGGTGGTGGTAAAGGTGGAAGTGATTTTGAACCTATTGGCAAAAGTGATAATGAAATAATGAGATTTTGTCAATCATTTATGATGGAATTACATCGTCATATTGGTGGTAATGTCGATTCACCTGCAGGAGATATTGGTGTTGGTAAAAGAGAAATCGGTTATTTATTTGGACAATATAAACGTTTAAAAAATCAATATGATGCAGCTGGAGTTACAGGAAAAAGCACGGATATTTCAGGTTCAATCTTAAGGCCAGAAGCAACAGGTTATGGAATTGTTTACTTTGCTCAAGAAGTATTAAAAGACTTTAATGAAGATTTAAAACAAAAAACAGTAGCTGTTAGTGGTTATGGAAATGTTTGTTGGGGTGTATGCCGAAAAGTTAGCGATTTAGGTGGTAAAGTTGTTACATTATCTTCAGAATATGGCTATGTATATGATGAGGCAGGAGTTAATACTCAAGAGAAATTTGATTATTTATTGAAAATGCGTTCAAGTGATTTAGAACTTGAAGATTATGCAAAAGAATTTAATTGTGAATATTATCCAAATGAAAAACCATGGAATGTTAAAGTGGATTTAGTTATTCCTTGTGCTACACAAAACGAAGTTGATTTGGATGATGTTAAGAAAATTGTTTCTAACAATGTTAAGTTTCTTGTTGAAGGAAGCAATATGCCTGTAACAATGGAAGCTCATCAATATTTAAAAGACAACAATATCATTGTTGCACCAGGAAAAGCAGCTAATGCTGGTGGTGTTAGTGTATCAGCTTTAGAAATGAGCCAAAACTCAATGAGATATTCATGGAGTGAAGAAGAAGTAGATGCTAAATTAAATGAAATAATGAAAAAATTATATCAATCATGTAAACAAGCAGCTCAAGATTATGGTTATGGATATGACTTGATTGCAGGAGCTAACATTAGTGGATTTTTAAAAGTTGCTGAAGCAATGAAAATACAAGGAGATTATTAGGAGGTATAAAATGAAAAAACTAGTTAATGGATTATTTATAATTGCAGTTGTAGTATTTATGTTCCAATCAATTTTAAATGTTGGTGGAATTAATAATTTACCAAGCACTGGACAAGATATGACAATTATTTTTATCTTTTTAGGACTTGCGATTTGTGCAATTTTATTATTTGTTTTAATTAAAAAAAGAAATAATAAGTAAGTATTAATTATAAAGAATAGGAGAAAAATATGAAAAAAAGATTGTTTTTAATAGGATTTTTAGTGTTATTTTTAAATATTAATATTCAAGCAAAAAATTTCACAGCTAAATATACACCAGAAAACCCTGACTCGTATAAAAGTACTGTTGTTGGTGAAGCAAAAGCAACAAAAGATAATGTTGAAGTAGATAGATATTATGAATATGTTGGAGAGTACGATGTAACTTATAGAAGTTATTTCAAAAAAGTTGGTGATTATTGGTTTAATTATCAAACTCAAAGTTCTCAAGTTTTAGAAAAGTATCCATATGTTTCAACTGTTCATTTCTTTTATAATGTAACAAAATGTCAAGCAGGTGAACCAATTGCTTATAATTGTGTTGCAACAGCAAGTAATTCTTCAAAGCCACGTATTTATATGGAAGATGATATTGATGAATACAATGTTGAAACTGGAAAATATAGCGAGAGAACAGTTACTACTTATGGAAATAATGATTTTGATGATTATATATCAAAAAAGATTTATTATTCAAATAAAAAGTTAGCTGAATATTATACTTATACAATTAATAGTAAAGGTATCACAGTACTTGAAACTATAAGAGAGTATTTTTATAATGGTGTATTGAAATCAATAAGTGTTGAAAAAAGTAAAAGTAATGGATCATATAATGGTGGAACATATAAACAGTATAATAGTTTAGGAAAGCTTCTTTATTATGATATTTATTCAAGTTATGATGAAACAACGTATGAAGAAATAAGAAAATATTATAGTAATGGCAAAATAAAAAATAAAGAAATTATTAAAAGAACTCCTAAAGGTGTTATAAAAAGTGATAGTTATATAAAATATTATAAAAATGGTAAGAAAAAAACATCTAAAAATATAACTTCCGATAAGTATGGTGATCCAAATAAAATAACTTATTATGTATATAATAAAATTGGGCAATTAAAATCAAATAAAAATGGTAAAGCTTATAAATATACAACAAAAGTAGTTGATTGGAAAGCTAAAACTACTTTAAGAAGACAGTATAATAAAAAAGGTAAGTTAGGAAAAGCAATTAAAGTAAAAAGTCCTAAAGTTGCAAGAAATTTTAAATATTAATTAAAACAACCAAATATAGTTGCAATGCATTTAGTTAGCT
Proteins encoded:
- a CDS encoding MFS family permease (product_source=COG0477; cath_funfam=1.20.1250.20; cog=COG0477; pfam=PF07690; superfamily=103473; transmembrane_helix_parts=Inside_1_6,TMhelix_7_29,Outside_30_38,TMhelix_39_61,Inside_62_72,TMhelix_73_90,Outside_91_94,TMhelix_95_117,Inside_118_128,TMhelix_129_151,Outside_152_160,TMhelix_161_179,Inside_180_213,TMhelix_214_236,Outside_237_245,TMhelix_246_268,Inside_269_280,TMhelix_281_300,Outside_301_304,TMhelix_305_327,Inside_328_339,TMhelix_340_362,Outside_363_366,TMhelix_367_389,Inside_390_399), translating into MKSNKHLIFFLVLHLFVYSIYNLGHPVTPQYIKDLSAPIYMTGVLLGVMALAQFTFAPFWGQVSDFFGRKIAFIGPLGYAIGQLGFVFLHDPIALLFFRFLSGGFAVITTTVHFAYISDKASLENKTKYLGIASLLLPIGIFFGYTIGGFMGDILSPRMTFLIQSILSLISAVIMYFYVDSPKVKTASLKNIKWNIFKENYNILKRNNDTCLKYILLITFLNIISYQLTISQAAVILSNGFDASTSYIGLFVALFNLFAGMISFIVQPKLFKSKRGNQKYLPLLSFGSTLTSLIAFMAVLTSPLIMWAGLMFSTILNTTFIALIQDIITKIDIHNEKGALIGVNQAVQSLGVFVGTTSAGLIVSKYMFGSILVGAMMFMLTFVINEFVVKKEIDKTITT
- a CDS encoding tRNA(adenine34) deaminase (product_source=KO:K11991; cath_funfam=3.40.140.10; cog=COG0590; ko=KO:K11991; pfam=PF14437; superfamily=53927); protein product: MSDIDYMKAALNQAYLAYEKDEVPVGAIIVCEDKIIARAHNTNHNDNNPLNHAEINVINQASKILNNKILDDCIMYVTLEPCMMCTGAIINARIKKVFFSTFDLKYGAILSNQFYKDSKEIDWTPGILKEESSKLLKKYFEEKRKEQ
- a CDS encoding DNA polymerase-3 subunit gamma/tau (product_source=KO:K02343; cath_funfam=1.10.8.60,2.60.40.10,3.30.70.980,3.40.50.300; cog=COG2812; ko=KO:K02343; pfam=PF13177; smart=SM00382; superfamily=48019,52540; tigrfam=TIGR02397) — translated: MYQSLYRKYRPQTFNDIYGQDAISQTLTNAIIYDKVAHAYLFSGPRGTGKTSTAKLLAKALNCTNIVDGRICDECENCLLVKENNHPDVIEIDAASNNGVDEVRDLIEKVKYAPIKGKKKVYIIDEVHMMSQGAFNALLKTLEEPPEHVVFILATTEQHKVLPTIRSRCQKFNFKKLSEKDIINCLKDVLLSEDCPYDEEALKIISSLCDGGMRDALSLLEQVMIYSNNDISIQATNEALDLVAEKKIEELYNLIIEKKLNDALDYVNELSKKSVDYKQIINEIIKKTMNELIEIKAKQSIDNKQYFLLNMIEKFDESLEKLKYDNSKKLYLDLAIIKSINYGMSTPVIQFENDSKQSENETKEIIEPVIEKIVEPEIESNNIIIEPEVTDSEPEVIDSELEQDVSDNEDFIIEQQVEQTINRVVNNVIDEDEIMNVLVQASRNDLDFVKSKWSLLEDYLININTKKNAGLLIESVPVAASSKAIIVVCSESSEVTLINNPDNIMSISSFIKEMMDEERYCFAITKENWKILKDKYLQLRQVNRLPKAKTILEDVVLKSNEIVKEKPEKENELLKFGKELFEDKLVIKREDDINEY
- a CDS encoding DNA-binding YbaB/EbfC family protein (product_source=TIGR00103; cath_funfam=3.30.1310.10; cog=COG0718; ko=KO:K09747; pfam=PF02575; superfamily=82607; tigrfam=TIGR00103), which produces MNINQMMKQAQQMQANVKKAQDELEKKEFEHEVQGIKVKVSGSKQVLSVNIDADLLDEDNKEILEDMLVVALNDVFAKVDQETEAIMSKATGNMKIPGL
- a CDS encoding recombination protein RecR (product_source=KO:K06187; cath_funfam=3.40.1360.10; cog=COG0353; ko=KO:K06187; pfam=PF02132,PF13662; smart=SM00278; superfamily=111304; tigrfam=TIGR00615), giving the protein MEYPSYLNNLIESLKSFPGIGAKSATRMAFQMLEMDPELINQITTSFQELNAKISYCEICHNLSEGNLCVVCQDITRNTKQICVVSNYKDIYAIEKMNDYNGVYHVLNGDIAINKGITPEKLNISSLLKRINDDIEEVIIATNPTIEGETTALYLNKLLEDYNVNVTRIAHGLPIGANIDYIDELTMLKAFENRKTLLDK
- a CDS encoding aspartate aminotransferase (product_source=KO:K00812; cath_funfam=3.40.640.10; cog=COG0436; ko=KO:K00812; pfam=PF00155; superfamily=53383), giving the protein MSLELSKKVLKISPSATIGMVGKISQLRSEGKDIISFNIGEPDFNTASHINKAMYDAVESGHTKYVSVSGIAELKKAICNKLKNDNNLNYSESQIVVSTGAKHSIYNTVMALVNEGDEVIIPTPCWVSYEEIVKLSDAKCVFVPTNKNDFQLDINAIKNSITDKTKAIIINTPNNPTGCVYSEEILKELGKLACEHDFYIISDEIYEKLIYDNKKHLSTASLNEEVYNRTITINGFAKAYAMTGHRIGYAAYPNNEIAKLASNLQAHTTSNSTSFVQYAALVALEHDQQFVKDMVEEFDRRRKLSFELLDEIPNIKYNKVNGAFYIMIDVSYFINKSYNGVTIKDADDLSLYLLDEALVALVPGKSFQAPNFLRFSYSNSQGNISIGLKRMKDALEKLK
- a CDS encoding glutamate dehydrogenase (NADP+) (product_source=KO:K00262; cath_funfam=3.40.50.10860,3.40.50.720; cog=COG0334; ko=KO:K00262; pfam=PF00208,PF02812; smart=SM00839; superfamily=51735,53223) — translated: MKTDKYVEQVINKVKANDAHEKEFIQAVEEVFTSLIPVLDKRPDLVECNILERICEPERMIMFKVPWMDDNGNIQVNRGYRVQFNSAIGPYKGGLRFTKSVTLSIIKFLAFEQVFKNALTGLPIGGGKGGSDFEPIGKSDNEIMRFCQSFMMELHRHIGGNVDSPAGDIGVGKREIGYLFGQYKRLKNQYDAAGVTGKSTDISGSILRPEATGYGIVYFAQEVLKDFNEDLKQKTVAVSGYGNVCWGVCRKVSDLGGKVVTLSSEYGYVYDEAGVNTQEKFDYLLKMRSSDLELEDYAKEFNCEYYPNEKPWNVKVDLVIPCATQNEVDLDDVKKIVSNNVKFLVEGSNMPVTMEAHQYLKDNNIIVAPGKAANAGGVSVSALEMSQNSMRYSWSEEEVDAKLNEIMKKLYQSCKQAAQDYGYGYDLIAGANISGFLKVAEAMKIQGDY
- a CDS encoding LPXTG-motif cell wall-anchored protein (product_source=TIGR01167; cog=COG4932; pfam=PF00746; superfamily=81665; tigrfam=TIGR01167; transmembrane_helix_parts=Inside_1_4,TMhelix_5_27,Outside_28_36,TMhelix_37_56,Inside_57_63), coding for MKKLVNGLFIIAVVVFMFQSILNVGGINNLPSTGQDMTIIFIFLGLAICAILLFVLIKKRNNK
- a CDS encoding hypothetical protein (product_source=Hypo-rule applied; cleavage_site_network=SignalP-noTM; superfamily=64356); this encodes MKKRLFLIGFLVLFLNINIQAKNFTAKYTPENPDSYKSTVVGEAKATKDNVEVDRYYEYVGEYDVTYRSYFKKVGDYWFNYQTQSSQVLEKYPYVSTVHFFYNVTKCQAGEPIAYNCVATASNSSKPRIYMEDDIDEYNVETGKYSERTVTTYGNNDFDDYISKKIYYSNKKLAEYYTYTINSKGITVLETIREYFYNGVLKSISVEKSKSNGSYNGGTYKQYNSLGKLLYYDIYSSYDETTYEEIRKYYSNGKIKNKEIIKRTPKGVIKSDSYIKYYKNGKKKTSKNITSDKYGDPNKITYYVYNKIGQLKSNKNGKAYKYTTKVVDWKAKTTLRRQYNKKGKLGKAIKVKSPKVARNFKY